TTGAATGCGCTCGCTCGCAGGCCGTGGACGCTGGAGATGTTGATGATGCGTCCCCATCCTCGCCGGGACATGCCGGGCAGTGCCGCCCGGATGAGCAGGAAGGGACACTCGACCATGAGCCGCTGAATGTGCCGGAAGTCCTCCGGCAGGAAATCGACGATCGGGTTGACCCGCTGCATCCCGACGTTGTTGACCAGGATGTCGACATCCAGCCGGACGTCCTCCAGGGCGGCGGTGTCGGCCAGGTCGACCACCCATGGCTCGGCACCCAGCTCCTCGGCCACCGCCTCGGTCTGGTAGACGTGGTGATCGGCGACGATGACGTGTGCACCGCGGCGACGGAACTCCTTCACGCAGGCCAGCCCGATGCCGCTTGCGCCGCCCGTGACGACGGCGCGCTTTCCGTGCAAGTCGCTGTCTGTCATCCCGGCTCCTTCGCTCGCTGGCGCCGGCACGAGCGGCACCCGACCTCAGCGTAGGACGTCGACGGGGACGGACACACGAAACGCCCCGGCGAACCAGGGCGTTTGGTGAGGTGGTGCGCCCCCAGGGACTTGAACCCTGAACCCACTGATTAAGAGTCAGTTGCTCTGCCGATTGAGCTAGAGGCGCGAACCCGGTCGCGTCGATACAGACCCGCGAACCGAGGGTCAACATTACCATCACGATGTCGCCACGGTGAAATCCGACCCCGCGCGCCACCTATCCTTGACCGTGTGACCCTGCCCCCTGCGGATAGCGTTTTCGACACCCCTCACGACGGGGACCTCGCCGAGGATCTCGCCCTCGCCCTGCGCCTGGCCGACGTCGCCGATGCGGTGTCGATGGCCCGGTTCGACGCCTCTGATCTGGACGTGCGCACGAAGGCTGATGCCAGTCACGTCACCGAAGCCGACCTCGCCACCGAACAGGCGATCCGCGGGGTCCTCGCGGCGGAGCGACCGGAAGACGACGTGTTCGGCGAAGAGTTCGGCTCCTCGGGAGCAGGCGTCCGACGCTGGGTCATCGACCCGATCGACGGCACGGCGAACTACCTCCGGGGCATACCCATGTGGTCGACGCTCATCGCGCTGACGGTCGACGGTGTGCCGCGCGTCGGCGTCGTCAGTCAGCCCGCGATCGCCCGACGCTGGTGGGCGGCGAGCGGTCTCGGCGCCTGGACGAACGCCGCAGACGGCGGCCCGCGGCGTCTCGCCGTGTCATCCGTCGACTCCCTCACCGAAGCGAGCGTGAGCTTCCAGAGCATCGGGCAGTGGCGCGAGGCCGGTCAGCTGGCGGCGCTCGAGAGGCTGACCGCAGCGGTGTGGCGCGATCGCGGCTACGGCGATGCCTGGCCGTACATGCTCCTCGCGGAAGGGCGCTTGGAGTTCGTCGCCGAGTTCGGCGTGCAGGAGTACGACATCGCCGCGCTCGTGCCCATCGTCCACGAAGCCGGCGGGCGGTTCACCGATTTCACCGGCACGGATACGCTGACCGCCGGGTCATCGCTGGCCACGAACGGCTCACTCCACCGGACGTTCCTCGACCTGCTCCACCCCCCCACCCCGGAGATCGATCGATGACCTCTGCCCTTCGTCGCCTCTCCGCCGGCGGCGCGCTCACCGTCGCGCTAGTCGCACTCACTGCGTGTGCCGCGGAGACCGGCGACGCCCAGCCCTCCCCGCCCCCGTCGCCGGTCGCTTCCTCGCCCACGGCTGAACCCTCGGCCCCGCCCACCGAAGAACCCGCGCCCGCCACCGACCCGACGTGCGAGACAATCATCCCCGAGACCACGGTCGCCGATTACGACAGCGTCGGCTGGAGCGCCCAGGCCTCGCCGTTCACCATCACCGGTGAGGAGATCCCGGGCGGCATCGAATGCGTCTGGGCGAACTTCGACGGTCCGGCCAGCGACCAGCTCCACATCTACGGCTGGGCTCCGATCGATGAGGCGACGGCCGACGAGGCGCGCGCGCGCCTTCAGGCGGAGGGGTGGACGGTCGAGGACGATCCGGAGGGCGTGTACGTCACCGAGCCGGCCGAAACGGCGGTGACCACCGATGAGAACGGGTACGGCATCACCTACTTCTTCCAGGCGGGAACGGTGAAGATCGCCGACACCAAGCAGAGCATCCTCCTGATCGAGTGGGGATGAACACGCCCGAGCGGGTCTCCGCGGGCGCCGTGACGCAGTTCGCGGTGCTCGACGCGCTTCTGGCCGGCGCGTACGAGTCCGGGATGCCGGTCGAGGATGCGCTTCGGCACGGCGACTTCGGCATCGGATGCTGCGATCGCCTGGGAGGCGAGGTGGTCATCGTCGACGGGATGGCGTACGCGTGCACGGTGGACGGACCACCCCATCGGATGACCGGCGAGGATGTCCTTCCCTTCGCCGACGTCTGCGCCGAGCCGTCCGTGAGCCCTGTGGCCACCGGCCCTGCGGACCTCGCGATCCTCACATCGCTTGTGGAGGCCATGACGGTCAGCCGCAACCTGTTCCACTCCGTCCGCGTCGACGGCGAGTTCCGGATGATCCGCGTCCGGGCCACGCGGCGGGAGCACTTCCCGCTCCGCCCCCTCGCGGAGGTCGCAGACGATCAGGTCGAAACCGTGCTGAGGGAGGTCGAGGGGACCCTGGTGGGCTTCTGGGCACCGTCGATCTATCAGGGCATCGCGGTCGCGGGGCTGCACGTGCACTTCCTCGCCGCCGATCGCCACGCCGGAGGCCATGTTCTGGATCTCGCGCTGAACGTGGGAGCGCTTTCGGTCGGCGCCTTCGCGCGGTTCAACCTCGTCCTGCCCACGGATGCGGGCTTTCTCGCATCGGAACTCACCCACGACGACGACCATCGGATCGTCGCGGTCGAGGGAGGCGCGGCGCGCTCTTCGGGTCGTCAGCGGTAGGGATTGGCCCAGCCGGACTCGGCATTCCCGTCCGCGGTCGTGGCCCGACCAGCGGCGAAGCCGCGATCCCAGGCGTCGCCGCGCTCCTCGAGATCGCGCGAGAGGGCGTCCAGCCTGAGCACACGCTGCGCGAAGCGCACCCACTCCCCCCATGTCGCCTCGCACGGCGCGCCCTCCGCGGGCATCATCGTCAGCCGCCAACGCTCCGGCGCCTCCGCCGGAGCGAACTGCAGCGGGCCGACGCGCGTGGGCTCTCGGCGGGGGTCGGGCACGGCATCCTCCTCGGCTGGGAACTCTTCGAGCATGCCGCACGGGCCGACTCAATCGCCGTGTGCCCGGCGCGCGTCGACCAGGTCCGCCAGCGCCGTCTCGGGAAGGGCGATCCATCCTTCGACCCGAGCGAGGTGCGCCGCGTCGGCGGGGACGGGGGTCGTGGCGCCGATCGCATGCGCACGGGCGTTGAGCGCTGCCACGACGGCGTCGAATGCGTCAGCCGACCTCAGCATCTCCGCCTTCATCGCGGTCGGGATGTGCAGCCACGGCGCGGCGGCGGTCAGCGTCGCGACCGCCACACCCCGCGCGGCGGGGTCGACCTTGTACGCCGGGACGGAGATCCCCCACAGGCGCAGCGCGGCAGCCGGGTAGACCTCGACCAGGACGCCCGCTCCCGATCGATCGACGGACACACCAGCCGCGCCGAACAGCGCGGTGAGCTCGGCGCAGCGCATCGCGGTCAGCCCGAGCCGATCGGTGGCGACGCTGAGCGGCCACCGCCCGGTTCGCTCGCGCACGACGCGGTCGGTGTGCCGATAGGCGAGACGGCGTCGCCATTCCAGACCCGAGTCGGTGCCGGAGGGCGGCTTCCCTTTCGCGTGCTGCGAGACGAACTCGACGAAGTCGACAGGCCATCCCAGAGCGCAGTCGATGCCGACCGACGCCGCCCCGCGCGCAGCGGAGACGATGTCGCGGTCGCCGATCCCGACGATGAGTGCGGTGACCTCGGCGGCCCGGTCACGCCAGTCGATCACGGCCACCGCGGTGCCCTGAGCGGAAGCTGCGAGGTCGACTCCGACGGTCTGCACACGCCCACGCTACCGACCGACTTCGTCCCCTTCGCGCCGAAGGGGTACGAAGCCGCGCTACGGTTTCCTCACACGCCCGGCTCGGCGATTCGGGAGGCATGAAACGAATGGGTTTCGACCACGCCATCGTCATCGGCGCAGGCATCGGCGGTCTTCTCTCCGCTGCGGCGCTGTCGCGTCGGTACGGCAGCGTCACCGTCATCGAGCGCGACAGGCTGCCCGACGTGCCCCTCCATCGCCGGGGCGTTCCCCAGGATGAGCAGATGCATGCCATCCTCGCGATCGGGCAGGAGTCGTTCGAAGACCTCGTTCCCGGTGTGGCTGGCGAATTCCTCCGAGCCGGAGCGGCCTGGTACGACTCTCCTCGGGGAATCGCGAGCCTGAGCTCGCAGGGGTGGGCCGCCCGCGGTCCCAGTGAAGCGTGGATCTACGGCATCCGCCGCGTGGTCCTCGAAGACGCCCTCCGCCGCAAGGTCACCGAGATCCCGCAGGTGCGCATCGTGGAGGGCCAGGTCGTGGGACTGCACCCAGGAGGCGAGGACGCTGTGAGAGGCATCGTCCTCAAGGGAATCGGCAGACCACATCTCCACGCCGACCTCGTCGTGGACGCGTCAGGCCGTACCTCGCACGCGTCGGACTGGCTGGCGGAGCTCGGATTCGTCCCGCCGCCCGAGCAGGAGATCGTGAACACGGTGAGCTACGCCACCGCCGTCGTCCGACTCGCCCCGGGGACCCTCCGCGACGACATCCAGGGCTACCTCATCCCGCCATTGCCCGAGAGCCCTCACGGGGCGGTCCTGCTGCCATGCGACAACGGTCTCCACCAGATCGTCGCGCTGTCGCAGTCCGACAGTCCGCCGCCGGCGACGCGCGAGCGCCTCATCGCCCACCTCGAGGCGGTGAGATCACCCGTAGTCGCCGAGGCTGCGCGCCGAGCGGACTTTCTGGGCGATCCCAAACCGTTCCGCATCCGTGGGTCGCGTCGGCGCCGGTTCGAAGACATGCCCGTGCACCCCGATGGATTTGTGGCCATCGGCGATGCGGTGCTCGCCCTGAACCCCATCTACGGTCAGGGGATGTCGGTTGCTGCGGTCGAGGCGCGGACGATGCGCGACATCCTGCTCGAGACGCCGGATGCCACGGGGGCCGCGGGACGCATCCAGGAGGCTTTCCGCCCGACTCTCGACTTCGTCTTCGATTCCGTCGTCCGAAGCGACGGTGTCTTTCCGGGCGCGATGCTGCACGGGCTGGAGCGGCCCGCCGCACCGAAGTCCCGCGTGCTCGGCGCCCTGGCGACGGAGGACTGGAAGACGGCGGTGGCGCTGCGATACGCCGGTCACTACTTCAGTGCCGAGCCGCTGCATGCCCCCGAGATCCGCAGCCGCGCTCGCGCCTGGGCCGCCAGCGGCCGAAAGCCCCGCAGACACGATCCGCGAGACATCCCGCGGGCCTTCGACGGGGCACCGCTGCCGCGATAGCGTCGAAGGCACGCGGCGTCGATCGCGGACAGGAGGCGGCGATGGAGCACGTGGACACGATCGTGGTGGGGGCTGGGGTCGCCGGGCTGACCGCCGCGAGACTGCTGCGGGCAGCCGGCCAGCGGGTCATCGTGCTCGAGGCCCGTGAGCGCGTCGGCGGCAGGGTTCACACTGCCCGCGCCGGTGGGCGGGTGACCGATCTCGGAGCATCCTGGATCCATGGGATCACCGACTCCCCGGTCGCCGACGCCGCCCGCGCGTTCGGCATGCGGATGACGGAGTTCACCGTCGGCA
The Microbacterium sp. SLBN-154 DNA segment above includes these coding regions:
- a CDS encoding inositol monophosphatase family protein gives rise to the protein MTLPPADSVFDTPHDGDLAEDLALALRLADVADAVSMARFDASDLDVRTKADASHVTEADLATEQAIRGVLAAERPEDDVFGEEFGSSGAGVRRWVIDPIDGTANYLRGIPMWSTLIALTVDGVPRVGVVSQPAIARRWWAASGLGAWTNAADGGPRRLAVSSVDSLTEASVSFQSIGQWREAGQLAALERLTAAVWRDRGYGDAWPYMLLAEGRLEFVAEFGVQEYDIAALVPIVHEAGGRFTDFTGTDTLTAGSSLATNGSLHRTFLDLLHPPTPEIDR
- the budA gene encoding acetolactate decarboxylase; the encoded protein is MNTPERVSAGAVTQFAVLDALLAGAYESGMPVEDALRHGDFGIGCCDRLGGEVVIVDGMAYACTVDGPPHRMTGEDVLPFADVCAEPSVSPVATGPADLAILTSLVEAMTVSRNLFHSVRVDGEFRMIRVRATRREHFPLRPLAEVADDQVETVLREVEGTLVGFWAPSIYQGIAVAGLHVHFLAADRHAGGHVLDLALNVGALSVGAFARFNLVLPTDAGFLASELTHDDDHRIVAVEGGAARSSGRQR
- a CDS encoding FAD-dependent oxidoreductase, giving the protein MGFDHAIVIGAGIGGLLSAAALSRRYGSVTVIERDRLPDVPLHRRGVPQDEQMHAILAIGQESFEDLVPGVAGEFLRAGAAWYDSPRGIASLSSQGWAARGPSEAWIYGIRRVVLEDALRRKVTEIPQVRIVEGQVVGLHPGGEDAVRGIVLKGIGRPHLHADLVVDASGRTSHASDWLAELGFVPPPEQEIVNTVSYATAVVRLAPGTLRDDIQGYLIPPLPESPHGAVLLPCDNGLHQIVALSQSDSPPPATRERLIAHLEAVRSPVVAEAARRADFLGDPKPFRIRGSRRRRFEDMPVHPDGFVAIGDAVLALNPIYGQGMSVAAVEARTMRDILLETPDATGAAGRIQEAFRPTLDFVFDSVVRSDGVFPGAMLHGLERPAAPKSRVLGALATEDWKTAVALRYAGHYFSAEPLHAPEIRSRARAWAASGRKPRRHDPRDIPRAFDGAPLPR
- a CDS encoding 3-hydroxybutyrate dehydrogenase; this encodes MTDSDLHGKRAVVTGGASGIGLACVKEFRRRGAHVIVADHHVYQTEAVAEELGAEPWVVDLADTAALEDVRLDVDILVNNVGMQRVNPIVDFLPEDFRHIQRLMVECPFLLIRAALPGMSRRGWGRIINISSVHGLRASAFKSAYVTAKHGLEGLSKVTALEGARSGVTSNCVSPAYVRTPLVERQIADQARLHGIGEDEVIEKIMLTETAVKRLIEPEEVASLVGWLVGDSAGMVTGATYTMDGGWTAR
- a CDS encoding DUF429 domain-containing protein, translating into MQTVGVDLAASAQGTAVAVIDWRDRAAEVTALIVGIGDRDIVSAARGAASVGIDCALGWPVDFVEFVSQHAKGKPPSGTDSGLEWRRRLAYRHTDRVVRERTGRWPLSVATDRLGLTAMRCAELTALFGAAGVSVDRSGAGVLVEVYPAAALRLWGISVPAYKVDPAARGVAVATLTAAAPWLHIPTAMKAEMLRSADAFDAVVAALNARAHAIGATTPVPADAAHLARVEGWIALPETALADLVDARRAHGD